A single Desulfovibrio piger DNA region contains:
- a CDS encoding ABC transporter substrate-binding protein: MLKKILHVLVGVLGIISVCFTGSALSAEPVLIGMNTPVTGAAAGEAVYFMKAAKLAEKHANAAGYNIKLLIQDNQSTNPGALAALNKSIEQDHIFALLGPIKSTQVLAISDRVKQTELPTLIGGTNVNLTQQGNPWFFRCRPDDSIVVKVMLKYIKEDMGLTKIAVLHDADAFGTGGADLIDALAPKAGLTVVKREKYTTKDKDYTAQLLAFRVAGAEVMIHYGTNAEDVAVCQRQYRQLGLPYAYIGSPSSAVKDTIHLAGKAAEGILAIADATPGGSPEYTAYSEAYKKEYGEEMDAWAAWNYDALMILARAIHEAGPDRSKVREAILNLRDYRGVLGTYSFSPNGDGRHSACVVEVKKGQPVLKKIVTVE; encoded by the coding sequence GTGCTGAAAAAGATACTGCATGTTTTAGTGGGTGTCCTGGGCATCATCTCCGTTTGTTTTACCGGCAGCGCGCTGTCTGCCGAGCCTGTACTCATCGGTATGAACACTCCTGTCACCGGAGCGGCTGCCGGGGAGGCTGTTTACTTCATGAAAGCTGCCAAGCTGGCTGAAAAGCATGCCAATGCTGCTGGCTACAACATCAAGCTGCTGATTCAGGACAATCAGTCCACGAATCCCGGTGCGCTGGCTGCACTCAACAAAAGCATAGAGCAGGATCATATTTTTGCTCTGCTTGGCCCCATCAAAAGCACACAGGTCCTTGCCATTTCTGATAGGGTAAAGCAGACCGAGCTGCCTACTCTGATTGGCGGGACCAATGTCAATCTGACACAGCAGGGCAATCCCTGGTTCTTCCGTTGTCGTCCCGATGATTCCATCGTGGTCAAGGTTATGCTTAAATATATCAAGGAAGACATGGGATTGACGAAAATCGCTGTACTGCATGATGCAGATGCTTTTGGCACGGGAGGCGCAGATCTTATCGACGCACTGGCCCCCAAGGCCGGCCTGACTGTAGTCAAGCGTGAAAAGTACACGACGAAAGACAAGGACTATACTGCACAACTGCTGGCTTTTCGTGTGGCCGGGGCAGAGGTGATGATTCATTATGGTACGAATGCCGAGGACGTGGCCGTCTGCCAGCGGCAATACCGCCAGCTGGGCCTGCCCTATGCGTACATTGGTTCTCCCTCCAGTGCCGTCAAGGATACCATCCATCTGGCTGGCAAGGCCGCCGAAGGCATCTTGGCCATTGCAGATGCCACACCGGGCGGCAGTCCCGAATACACGGCTTACAGCGAAGCCTACAAAAAGGAGTACGGTGAAGAGATGGACGCTTGGGCTGCGTGGAATTATGACGCGCTGATGATCCTTGCCAGAGCCATCCATGAGGCCGGGCCTGACAGGAGTAAGGTTCGCGAGGCGATATTGAATTTGCGGGATTACCGCGGTGTCCTAGGGACCTACAGCTTCTCTCCCAATGGAGATGGCCGCCATTCCGCCTGTGTGGTCGAAGTCAAAAAGGGGCAGCCTGTGCTTAAGAAGATCGTCACTGTTGAATAA
- a CDS encoding SLC13 family permease produces the protein MPEQTSAGSGSFLQYLAGNLRRNGRSPVRVYTGFVIAWALFFLFWTVLPPFPGLTHNGMAVLGIVLWASVMWVSEAMPTGITGISIPTLLLITQAIPWQGGKPPMSIIFAGFTNHVIWLCLFAFLVGAVMQLVGLDRRIALGILARLKASSVGRVIWGMFFVNIVLGFLVPAANARAATLLPVVQGICRLLGDTPEERAAKKAIVIQSLVYGSMICGMFIMTAHLPNMIMVGIFDKAGFSNLNYLNWMLLQAPYLGMFALTQAWIRWHFGTRKVHIAGGVEALQKKYDDLGPMTMPEKVLLGIFALAGIMFMTGKGSFIAELHHQPLGVIGLLGMLVLFAPGLMPCSWKSVQEKTIWGTFLLLGGAMTMTTAMTQSGLAQWLADHIHAWVVGMSWWQAILTMMVGTHIIRLGMLSNVAAVAMLAPVVFAMAPKLGLHPVAFTMLVCDTDTFAYILPTQITAAVIAHGTDTFSSTDYARAGWVSVCIAIAYGLLVMAPWYALWGMPVWDASAPWPF, from the coding sequence ATGCCTGAGCAAACCTCTGCCGGTTCCGGTTCGTTTTTGCAGTACCTGGCCGGGAACCTGCGCCGCAACGGACGCAGCCCCGTGCGTGTCTACACGGGCTTCGTCATCGCCTGGGCGCTCTTCTTCCTCTTCTGGACAGTGCTGCCGCCCTTCCCGGGCCTGACCCACAACGGCATGGCCGTGCTGGGCATCGTGCTCTGGGCCAGCGTCATGTGGGTCAGCGAGGCCATGCCCACGGGCATCACCGGCATCTCCATCCCCACCCTGCTGCTCATCACCCAGGCCATCCCCTGGCAGGGCGGCAAACCGCCCATGTCCATCATTTTCGCCGGGTTCACCAATCACGTCATCTGGCTGTGCCTGTTCGCCTTCCTGGTGGGGGCCGTCATGCAGCTGGTGGGCCTGGACAGGCGCATCGCCCTGGGCATCCTGGCCCGGCTCAAGGCCTCCAGCGTGGGCCGCGTCATCTGGGGCATGTTCTTCGTGAACATCGTGCTGGGCTTCCTGGTGCCCGCGGCCAACGCCCGCGCCGCCACCCTGCTGCCCGTGGTGCAGGGCATCTGCCGCCTGCTCGGCGACACGCCGGAAGAACGCGCCGCCAAAAAGGCCATCGTCATCCAGTCCCTGGTCTACGGCTCCATGATCTGCGGCATGTTCATCATGACCGCCCACCTGCCCAACATGATCATGGTGGGCATCTTCGACAAGGCGGGCTTCAGCAACCTCAACTATCTCAACTGGATGCTGCTGCAGGCCCCCTATCTGGGCATGTTCGCCCTGACGCAGGCCTGGATCCGCTGGCACTTCGGCACGCGCAAGGTGCACATCGCCGGCGGGGTGGAGGCCCTGCAGAAGAAATACGACGACCTCGGCCCCATGACCATGCCCGAAAAGGTGCTGCTGGGCATCTTTGCCCTGGCGGGCATCATGTTCATGACCGGCAAGGGCAGCTTCATCGCCGAGCTGCACCACCAGCCCCTGGGCGTCATCGGCCTGCTGGGCATGCTGGTGCTCTTCGCGCCCGGCCTCATGCCCTGTTCCTGGAAGTCCGTGCAGGAAAAGACCATCTGGGGCACCTTCCTGCTGCTGGGCGGCGCCATGACCATGACCACGGCCATGACCCAGTCCGGCCTGGCCCAGTGGCTGGCCGACCACATCCACGCCTGGGTGGTGGGCATGAGCTGGTGGCAGGCCATCCTGACCATGATGGTGGGCACGCACATCATCCGCCTGGGCATGCTCTCCAACGTGGCTGCCGTGGCCATGCTGGCGCCGGTGGTCTTTGCCATGGCGCCCAAGCTGGGCCTGCATCCCGTGGCCTTCACCATGCTGGTCTGCGACACGGACACCTTTGCCTACATCCTGCCCACCCAGATCACCGCGGCCGTCATCGCGCACGGGACGGACACCTTCTCCTCCACGGACTACGCCCGCGCCGGCTGGGTCTCCGTCTGTATCGCCATCGCCTACGGCCTGCTGGTCATGGCTCCCTGGTACGCCCTGTGGGGCATGCCCGTCTGGGATGCCAGTGCCCCCTGGCCCTTCTAG
- a CDS encoding adenylyl-sulfate reductase subunit alpha produces the protein MANIPAAHMRQFTPENLDDVETVVVETDLLIIGGGNAGCFVATEAALVDPGVRVTIMEKAEIMRSGACSAGMDAINTYIPEGKTPEDLVRWSRAQVGGGPLREDLALSNARELNESVDDLERWGLPILRDEQGRIRYRGKWDISIHGEQLKPIMAEKALESGADVYNRVTATALIMHEGRCTGAMGFGVRDGKFYIFRAKATVVSTGGAGTLYKSYTADSTDSGAQIWMCPYCVGTGYAIGFRQGAELTSLEQRWVATRTKDFCGPVDTISVGYGAPIINAHGERVMSRYEHLGGDAAPRYIRANAPMEEWLAGRGPCYCDTTHLSPETAKAMMEDYLNERPSFVLFLASRGQDVTREPIEIYGSDPYILGGHTGGGFWVDMQRMTTIPGLFAAGETAGGNPNKFVGGCCAEGKLAARGAIAYMKDLELPPLDMAAVEREKARVYAPLLARDEDGVRPVEMKERLQRLMDEYAGGVSQFYRTNEERLDYALKHIARLQSQFGYLRARDLHELMQAHETMDRVDVAEAVVHHLKARKETRWAGWQTRSDYPERDDARFDCFIESRRDPATGKVETFTRPYEQLIPGDRYTA, from the coding sequence ATGGCCAACATCCCCGCGGCGCACATGCGCCAGTTCACCCCTGAAAACCTGGACGATGTCGAGACCGTCGTCGTCGAGACCGACCTGCTCATCATCGGCGGCGGCAATGCCGGCTGCTTCGTGGCCACGGAGGCCGCCCTGGTGGACCCCGGCGTCCGCGTCACCATCATGGAAAAGGCCGAGATCATGCGCTCCGGCGCCTGCTCCGCCGGCATGGACGCCATCAATACCTACATCCCCGAAGGCAAGACCCCCGAAGACCTGGTGCGCTGGAGCCGTGCCCAGGTGGGCGGCGGCCCCCTGCGTGAGGACCTGGCCCTCTCCAATGCCCGCGAGCTCAACGAGTCCGTGGACGATCTGGAGCGCTGGGGCCTGCCCATCCTGCGTGACGAGCAGGGCCGCATCCGCTACCGCGGCAAGTGGGACATCTCCATCCACGGCGAGCAGCTCAAGCCCATCATGGCCGAGAAGGCCCTGGAGAGCGGCGCGGACGTCTACAACCGCGTGACGGCCACGGCCCTCATCATGCACGAAGGCCGCTGCACCGGCGCCATGGGCTTTGGCGTGCGTGACGGCAAGTTCTACATTTTCCGCGCCAAGGCCACGGTGGTCAGCACCGGCGGGGCCGGTACCCTGTACAAGTCCTACACGGCCGACAGCACCGACAGCGGCGCGCAGATCTGGATGTGCCCCTACTGCGTGGGCACGGGCTACGCCATCGGCTTCCGCCAGGGCGCCGAGCTCACCAGCCTGGAACAGCGCTGGGTGGCCACGCGCACCAAGGACTTCTGCGGCCCGGTGGACACCATCTCCGTGGGCTACGGCGCGCCCATCATCAACGCGCACGGCGAGCGCGTCATGAGCCGCTATGAGCATCTGGGCGGGGACGCCGCGCCGCGCTACATCCGCGCCAACGCGCCCATGGAGGAATGGCTGGCCGGTCGCGGGCCCTGCTATTGCGACACCACCCACCTGAGCCCCGAAACGGCCAAGGCCATGATGGAGGACTATCTCAACGAGCGGCCTTCCTTCGTGCTCTTCCTGGCCAGCCGCGGCCAGGACGTCACCCGCGAACCCATCGAGATCTACGGCTCCGACCCCTACATCCTGGGCGGCCATACCGGCGGCGGCTTCTGGGTGGACATGCAGCGCATGACCACCATCCCCGGCCTGTTCGCCGCGGGCGAGACCGCCGGCGGCAACCCCAACAAGTTCGTGGGCGGCTGCTGCGCCGAAGGCAAGCTGGCGGCCCGCGGGGCCATTGCCTACATGAAGGATCTGGAGCTGCCGCCGCTGGACATGGCGGCCGTGGAGCGGGAAAAGGCCCGCGTCTACGCGCCCCTGCTGGCCCGGGACGAGGACGGCGTGCGCCCCGTGGAGATGAAGGAGCGCCTGCAGCGCCTGATGGACGAATACGCCGGCGGCGTGTCGCAGTTCTACCGCACCAACGAGGAACGTCTGGACTACGCCCTGAAGCACATCGCCAGGCTGCAGTCCCAGTTCGGCTACCTGCGTGCCCGCGACCTGCACGAGCTCATGCAGGCCCACGAGACCATGGACAGGGTCGATGTGGCCGAGGCCGTGGTCCATCACCTCAAGGCCCGCAAGGAGACCCGCTGGGCCGGCTGGCAGACCCGTTCCGACTACCCGGAACGCGACGATGCCCGTTTCGACTGTTTCATCGAATCCCGGCGCGATCCCGCCACGGGCAAGGTGGAGACCTTCACCCGCCCGTACGAGCAGCTGATCCCCGGTGACCGTTATACCGCGTAA
- a CDS encoding 4Fe-4S dicluster domain-containing protein, whose protein sequence is MPPRIDLNKCNGCGGKSETACEMVCPGDLMMLDPGTGKARCRATGECWDCMSCIKVCPTGALQTRMPYQLGYYKASLRPIMGKDCITWKCRDIDGNEYTYKYVNRIRH, encoded by the coding sequence ATGCCCCCGAGAATAGATCTGAACAAGTGCAACGGCTGCGGCGGCAAGTCCGAGACCGCCTGCGAGATGGTCTGCCCCGGCGACCTCATGATGCTGGACCCCGGGACGGGCAAGGCCCGCTGCCGGGCCACCGGCGAATGCTGGGACTGCATGTCCTGCATCAAGGTCTGTCCCACCGGTGCCCTGCAGACGCGCATGCCCTACCAGCTGGGCTACTACAAGGCCAGCCTGCGCCCCATCATGGGCAAGGACTGCATCACCTGGAAATGCCGTGATATTGACGGGAATGAATATACATATAAGTATGTCAACCGGATACGTCACTAG
- a CDS encoding Crp/Fnr family transcriptional regulator, giving the protein MRSFWHLEKGDFFDGIEECKEHFLHSAQRIELKKSDIVFFEGDAGGACFYVASGLLRIFCVTEAGKESTFFLRTAGEIFGLSEVLQDLPRKVSAQALAASVIFRLDRQAFDGLLSRNYALARRVITVMGSRLRYLGDSLSAQTCDVRHRLCRLLLALAHESLRDPAAWERPLALPVSLSQGQMAAMVCSTQPTVSETLHQLQDEGLIDIRGRCIAIRRPQALLAALEAPGDRA; this is encoded by the coding sequence ATGCGCAGTTTCTGGCATCTGGAAAAAGGGGATTTCTTCGACGGCATAGAAGAGTGCAAGGAACACTTCCTGCACAGTGCCCAGCGCATCGAACTGAAGAAGAGCGACATCGTTTTTTTTGAAGGCGACGCGGGCGGGGCCTGCTTTTATGTGGCGTCGGGGCTGCTGCGCATCTTCTGCGTGACCGAGGCCGGCAAGGAGTCCACCTTTTTCCTGCGCACCGCGGGCGAGATCTTCGGCCTGTCGGAGGTCCTGCAGGATCTGCCCCGCAAGGTCAGTGCCCAGGCCCTGGCCGCTTCCGTCATCTTCCGTCTGGACAGGCAGGCCTTCGACGGTCTGCTGTCCCGCAATTATGCCCTGGCACGACGGGTCATCACCGTCATGGGCAGCCGCCTGCGCTATCTGGGCGACAGCCTCAGCGCCCAGACCTGCGATGTCCGCCACAGACTGTGCCGCCTGCTGCTCGCGCTGGCACACGAGAGCCTGCGCGACCCGGCCGCCTGGGAACGGCCGCTGGCCCTGCCGGTCAGCCTTTCCCAGGGCCAGATGGCGGCCATGGTCTGTTCCACGCAGCCCACGGTCAGCGAGACCCTGCACCAGTTGCAGGACGAGGGCCTTATCGACATCCGCGGCCGCTGCATCGCCATCAGAAGGCCCCAGGCCCTGCTGGCGGCCCTGGAAGCCCCCGGGGATCGCGCTTGA
- a CDS encoding PHP domain-containing protein, whose amino-acid sequence MLADLHTHTSTSHGHHSAAGMYEAAAAAGLDLFGLSEHSPLPEEYACKLYVPAFPGNFRDFVRDVQALRQRELEREDRPLPLLGVELDWLPGYPRHMGRFLSCWPFSYVIGSLHYVGLFPVARPHTWTDGREAAYARYREYYEEMARMAASGLVNVASHPDFIKRASYGLFHEWLREKGSLDVVARAVQAMTDNGVIMEVSSAGLRQPFAEPYPCPAIMGLAADFGADIRLASDAHDRADVGAGLADVARYARSFGFRCDTLPLRPDDIAARPAALAQALDYLDGPLPRLRFAL is encoded by the coding sequence ATGCTGGCAGACCTGCATACCCACACCAGCACGTCCCACGGGCACCACAGCGCCGCCGGGATGTATGAGGCAGCGGCGGCGGCCGGGCTGGACCTTTTCGGCCTGAGCGAGCACTCCCCCCTGCCGGAGGAATACGCCTGCAAGCTGTATGTGCCGGCCTTTCCCGGCAATTTCCGGGACTTCGTCCGGGACGTGCAGGCCCTGCGGCAGCGGGAGCTGGAGCGGGAAGACCGGCCGCTGCCCCTGCTGGGCGTGGAGCTGGACTGGCTTCCCGGCTACCCCAGGCACATGGGCCGCTTCTTGTCCTGCTGGCCGTTCAGCTATGTGATCGGTTCCCTGCATTATGTGGGGCTCTTCCCGGTGGCGCGTCCCCATACCTGGACCGACGGCCGGGAGGCCGCCTATGCCCGCTACCGGGAATATTATGAAGAGATGGCCCGCATGGCGGCCAGCGGGCTGGTGAACGTGGCCTCGCACCCCGACTTCATCAAGCGGGCCTCCTATGGCCTGTTCCATGAATGGCTGCGCGAAAAGGGCAGCCTGGACGTGGTGGCCCGCGCCGTGCAGGCCATGACCGATAACGGCGTCATCATGGAAGTCTCGTCGGCCGGGCTGCGCCAGCCCTTTGCCGAGCCTTATCCCTGCCCGGCCATCATGGGCCTGGCCGCCGACTTCGGTGCGGACATCCGCCTGGCGTCCGATGCCCACGACAGGGCCGATGTGGGCGCCGGGCTCGCCGACGTGGCCCGTTACGCGCGTTCCTTCGGCTTCCGTTGCGACACCCTGCCCCTGCGGCCGGACGATATCGCCGCCCGGCCCGCCGCGCTGGCGCAGGCCCTGGACTATCTGGACGGGCCCCTGCCGCGCCTGCGTTTTGCGCTGTAG
- a CDS encoding AbrB family transcriptional regulator: protein MTTFLLLIACGIAGGLLFFFLHIPGGAMLGAVVAVLAVKLLGHVEADAPRLFQLGAQIAMGVMVGNMITGDTLLEVRAMAPLMFGSTALLIVAGALGAWFLCRSAGLDAGSAILATSPGGLQAVVGMASDLGTNAPAVLAFHLVRLYTVLLLAPFLSWLLHRLLPHS from the coding sequence ATGACCACCTTCCTGCTCCTCATCGCCTGCGGCATCGCGGGCGGCCTGCTGTTCTTCTTCCTGCACATCCCCGGCGGCGCCATGCTGGGCGCCGTGGTGGCCGTCCTGGCCGTCAAACTGCTGGGTCATGTGGAGGCCGATGCGCCGCGCCTGTTCCAGCTGGGTGCCCAGATCGCCATGGGCGTCATGGTCGGCAACATGATAACCGGTGACACCCTGCTGGAGGTCCGCGCCATGGCGCCCCTGATGTTCGGCTCCACGGCCCTGCTCATCGTGGCCGGGGCCCTGGGGGCCTGGTTCCTCTGCCGCTCGGCCGGACTGGACGCGGGCAGTGCCATCCTGGCCACCAGTCCCGGCGGTCTGCAGGCCGTGGTGGGCATGGCCTCCGACCTGGGCACCAACGCCCCCGCCGTCCTGGCCTTCCATCTGGTGCGGCTGTATACCGTCCTGCTGCTGGCACCGTTCCTGAGCTGGCTGCTGCACCGCCTGCTGCCCCACAGCTGA
- a CDS encoding prephenate dehydrogenase produces the protein MGAMLCRRGTAAGLDMRGVDVPLTDAVLAPACRDAALVLLCVPAAVFAEVAATVCAHLPDTAILADITSVKVRPLQQMEAVWPGPVVGTHPLFGPATPDGDGLPVTVTPGRTAREQDTALVEAFFRALGCSTFRATADEHDRAMARVQNMNFITNLAYFALLAGQEDLLPYITPSFRRRLHAAEKMLTEDGTMFTGLFEANPYSHEAVRQYRKMLNVAAAGDIELLCRRAQWWWKK, from the coding sequence ATGGGCGCCATGCTCTGCCGCCGCGGCACGGCCGCCGGTCTGGACATGCGGGGCGTGGACGTGCCCCTGACGGACGCGGTGCTGGCCCCGGCCTGCCGGGATGCCGCCCTGGTGCTGCTCTGCGTGCCCGCGGCCGTCTTTGCCGAGGTGGCCGCCACGGTCTGCGCCCATCTGCCCGACACGGCCATCCTGGCCGACATCACGTCGGTGAAGGTGCGCCCCCTGCAGCAGATGGAAGCCGTCTGGCCCGGCCCGGTGGTGGGCACGCATCCGCTCTTCGGCCCGGCCACGCCCGACGGGGACGGCCTGCCCGTGACCGTCACGCCCGGCCGCACGGCCCGCGAGCAGGACACGGCCCTGGTGGAGGCCTTTTTCCGGGCCCTGGGGTGCAGCACCTTCCGGGCCACGGCCGACGAGCACGACCGCGCCATGGCCCGCGTCCAGAACATGAACTTCATCACCAACCTGGCCTACTTCGCCCTGCTGGCAGGGCAGGAAGACCTGTTGCCCTACATCACCCCCTCCTTCCGCCGCCGCCTGCACGCGGCAGAGAAGATGCTCACCGAGGACGGCACCATGTTCACCGGCCTCTTCGAGGCCAATCCGTACAGCCACGAGGCCGTGCGCCAGTATCGCAAGATGCTCAACGTGGCCGCCGCCGGTGATATCGAACTGCTCTGCCGCCGCGCGCAGTGGTGGTGGAAAAAATGA
- a CDS encoding 3-phosphoshikimate 1-carboxyvinyltransferase, with the protein MPSPHTACVRAPASKSISHRYCIGAALARGSSELHHVLDSRDLECTRAILCAAGARMEPLPGEKGGWRVTGMDGRPRGGTDTPLSCDVHESGTTCRLLTAVLAAGHGLFRIHGAPRMHERPIDELTRALEALGTEVRFEQRPDCPPLLLRAAGLDPARNGGRVRLGMDASSQYFSGLLLAAPLAPAPLCVELGGQKAVSWPYVGLTLHCLEDFGIRFRVETREPGGPWQALPDGGWRALRTARPDGLRITVRPGTYRAGSYQVEGDWSGASYLLAAGALGKRPVRVDGLRADSLQGDRAMLDILRAMGARAEVEGTSITVHPSALHGVDVDMGHCPDLVPTVAVLAAFAQGPTRVRNVAHLRIKESDRITAPATELARLGVRVDEHDDGLTVHGLGPDGPAWDEAARFSAHNDHRIAMSLALLGLPHGKRMDALLDDPLVVRKSFPTFWKVWEQLL; encoded by the coding sequence ATGCCTAGCCCCCATACCGCCTGCGTGCGGGCCCCGGCCTCCAAATCCATCTCGCACCGCTACTGCATCGGCGCGGCCCTGGCCCGCGGCAGCTCCGAGCTGCACCATGTGCTGGACAGCCGCGACCTGGAATGCACCCGCGCCATCCTCTGCGCCGCCGGTGCCCGCATGGAGCCGCTGCCCGGCGAGAAAGGCGGCTGGCGCGTCACCGGCATGGACGGCCGTCCTAGGGGCGGCACGGACACGCCCCTGAGCTGCGACGTGCACGAATCCGGCACCACCTGCCGCCTGCTGACCGCCGTGCTGGCCGCCGGTCACGGCCTGTTCCGCATCCACGGCGCGCCGCGCATGCACGAACGGCCCATCGACGAGCTGACCCGCGCCCTGGAGGCCCTGGGCACGGAGGTGCGCTTCGAGCAGCGTCCCGACTGTCCGCCCCTGCTGCTGCGGGCCGCGGGCCTGGATCCCGCCCGCAACGGCGGCCGCGTGCGCCTGGGCATGGATGCCTCCAGCCAGTATTTCTCCGGCCTGCTGCTGGCAGCGCCGCTGGCCCCGGCCCCCCTGTGTGTGGAGCTGGGCGGGCAAAAGGCCGTGTCCTGGCCCTATGTGGGCCTGACCCTGCATTGCCTGGAAGATTTCGGCATCCGCTTCCGCGTGGAGACCCGCGAACCCGGCGGTCCGTGGCAGGCCCTGCCCGACGGCGGCTGGCGCGCCCTGCGCACCGCCCGCCCCGACGGCCTGCGCATCACCGTGCGGCCCGGCACCTACCGGGCGGGCAGCTATCAGGTGGAGGGCGACTGGTCCGGGGCCTCCTACCTGCTGGCCGCCGGGGCCCTGGGCAAACGCCCCGTGCGCGTGGACGGCCTGCGGGCCGATTCCCTGCAGGGCGACCGCGCCATGCTGGACATCCTGCGCGCCATGGGCGCCCGCGCCGAGGTGGAAGGCACCTCCATCACCGTGCATCCTTCGGCCCTGCACGGCGTGGATGTGGACATGGGCCACTGCCCGGATCTGGTGCCCACGGTGGCCGTGCTGGCCGCCTTTGCCCAGGGGCCCACCCGGGTGCGCAACGTGGCCCATCTGCGCATCAAGGAATCCGACCGCATCACCGCCCCGGCCACCGAGCTGGCCCGCCTGGGCGTGCGCGTGGACGAGCATGACGACGGCCTGACCGTCCACGGCCTGGGTCCCGACGGCCCGGCCTGGGACGAGGCCGCGCGCTTCTCGGCCCACAATGACCACCGCATCGCCATGTCCCTGGCCCTGCTGGGCCTGCCCCACGGCAAGCGCATGGACGCCCTGCTGGACGATCCGCTGGTGGTGCGCAAGTCCTTCCCCACTTTCTGGAAGGTCTGGGAGCAACTGCTGTGA
- the pheA gene encoding prephenate dehydratase, producing MADAHSPSDAPRRLAAIRGEIDSVDQELLALFNRRAALSLEVGRIKAGDPGIVFKPLREREVLDGLARRNGGPLPEDHLRAIWREIFSSSRALQRPQNVAYLGPEGTFSYFAGVEYLGHAASFHPCNDLPQVFADVHSGRCELGVVPLENSLQGTVGVSFDLFLKYDVHIQAELFSPISHCLLSHAASLAEITTVYSHPQPLAQCGGWLRSHLPQAGLIPVESTAAAARMAAATPQSAAIGNGKLADMTGLSILARRIEDEPGNWTRFVIIGPRPVGQLDKLPRTTPVPGHTGADKTSMLFTLPDKSGALSGVLSLLAEHKINMRKLESRPLRGQCWKYVFFTDVECDLTAPQYEDLLQKLAETCTSFRILGSYATGPQLDRIGLDDVEDGHA from the coding sequence ATGGCCGACGCGCATTCCCCCTCCGACGCCCCCCGGCGCCTGGCCGCCATCCGCGGCGAGATCGACAGCGTGGACCAGGAACTGCTGGCCCTGTTCAACCGCCGCGCCGCCCTGAGCCTGGAAGTGGGCCGCATCAAGGCCGGTGATCCCGGCATCGTGTTCAAGCCCCTGCGCGAGCGCGAAGTGCTGGACGGCCTGGCCCGCAGGAACGGCGGCCCCCTGCCCGAAGACCACCTGCGTGCCATCTGGCGCGAGATCTTCTCCTCGTCGCGCGCCCTGCAACGCCCGCAGAACGTGGCCTATCTGGGCCCGGAAGGCACCTTCTCCTATTTTGCCGGTGTGGAATATCTGGGCCATGCCGCCAGTTTCCACCCCTGCAACGACCTGCCGCAGGTCTTCGCCGACGTGCATTCCGGCCGCTGCGAGCTGGGCGTGGTGCCGCTGGAGAACTCCCTGCAGGGCACCGTGGGCGTCAGCTTCGACCTGTTCCTCAAGTATGACGTGCACATCCAGGCCGAGCTCTTCTCGCCCATCTCGCACTGCCTGCTGAGCCACGCCGCCAGCCTGGCCGAGATCACCACGGTCTACTCGCATCCCCAGCCCCTGGCCCAGTGCGGCGGCTGGCTGCGCAGCCATCTGCCCCAGGCCGGCCTCATCCCCGTGGAGTCCACGGCCGCCGCGGCCCGCATGGCCGCCGCCACCCCGCAGTCCGCGGCCATCGGCAACGGCAAGCTGGCCGACATGACCGGCCTTTCCATCCTGGCCCGCCGCATCGAGGACGAGCCCGGCAACTGGACGCGCTTCGTCATCATCGGTCCCAGGCCCGTGGGCCAGCTGGACAAGCTGCCGCGCACCACGCCCGTGCCCGGCCATACCGGCGCGGACAAGACCTCCATGCTCTTCACCCTGCCGGACAAGTCCGGTGCGCTCTCCGGCGTGCTCTCCCTGCTGGCCGAGCACAAGATCAACATGCGCAAGCTGGAGTCCCGCCCCCTGCGCGGCCAGTGCTGGAAGTATGTCTTCTTCACGGACGTGGAATGCGACCTGACCGCCCCCCAGTATGAGGACCTGCTCCAGAAGCTGGCCGAGACCTGCACCAGTTTCCGTATCCTGGGCAGCTACGCCACCGGCCCGCAGCTGGACCGCATCGGCCTGGACGACGTGGAGGACGGCCATGCCTAG